GCGTCGCAAGCCGCCGGAAATCTTCGCAAAGGATGGTCCGCGCGGCGCATGGGGGCTCGATTGGCTAAAGCTCGACGGCGGCGAGGTGCTGGAAATTCTCTGCGGCGCTTTCATCCTGTTCCTGATCGAGCGGACGCGGGCCGACTTCGAGCGTCGGCCGACTGAGGAAACCTCGCTACCGAAGCCCTTCGAGGGCTGGCGCAGGGAGCGTGACCTGGCCCATCCGCTACGCTGGCTGGCCCGGGTGCGGCTGAACTATCGTGAATACTGGGAAGCCTCCTCCGAGGATCGATACCGCATCGGCCAGGTCATCCTGACCCTGACGCTGGCGATGATCGCCCTGGTTCTGTTGGTCGCCCTGACGATCTCCAATCACTGGGAGCCGCTCAATGTCGTCGGCCTGTTCACAGTCTCGGTTCTGTTTGTGGCCGCCGAACTCTGGACGCACAAGGGCTGGGCGGCCGTCTTTGGCCAGCTGACGGCCGTCCTGCTTTTCGCGCCCGGCTCACGTCGACGAAAATTCCGCGAGTGGTTCGGCCGGCCCGCGCAGCCCCCTGGTCCTACTCCGGAGCCCCCGGCGCTTGACCCCGCAACTCGTTCCGCCCGGCCGCGCAAACCTCGCGCCGCCGCCAAACCCCGCACCCGTCGAAAGGATAGTCCATGACCCGCACCCTGTTCGCCGCCGCTCTGTTCCTGGCAACGGCCGCCACGCCGGCCCTCGCCGCCGAGGCGCCGGTGTTCCCGACCACGCCGGTGATGAAGTTCATGGACGCCAATTGCATGGATGACGACGGCAAAGTCCCCGCCAAGGCGCTGACCGGCGCCACGGTGGTGGCCGAGAAGAAGGGTTGCCTGACCTTGAAGACGACGGACGGCAAGACCGTCTATGTCATGCGGCCGGCCAAGGCGGGCTGCACCAAGCGGGTCGCCCAGGGGCCGGTCGCCACCGTCACGGCCGGTTCGGCGGGAGCCAACGAATGCTGAGGTCACGACGGCTCGGCGGCGCCCTGCTGGCCGGCTCCGTCGGCCTGGCGCTGGCGGCCGGCGCCGTGGCGGGTGAGGTCAACGCCAGCCTCAAGCTGCGCTGCGAGGCGGCGGCAAACGCCTCGGCGAGCGTCGACAAGAACATCTTCGACAAGGCGCTCGGCTGGGTCGGTTCGGGCTTGAAGGGCACCGCCTCGACGCTCGGCGACCGCTTTTCGGTCAGCGGCAAGACCGGACCCTACGCCTGCTCGCCCGAGACCGGGGCCCGCGTCGCCGCCCTTCGCGCCAAGCAGGCCCAGGCCGAGGCCGACGCCAAGGCCGCCAAGGCCGGCGGTCCGGTCAAGTCCAAGGCGCTGAACCTGGCCCTGCAGGCCGACGCGGCGGGCAAGATGCGCCCGACGCTGTTCCACATGCCCCAGACCCAGGCCAAGCTGCAGCAGATCGTCAACAACATCGCCAGGACCTGGCCCTACAAGGACGCGACGGGCGGCAAGCCGCCGACCGTGCTGATCGACGCCAACCTCGGCTACAACGCCGAGGCGCGGGCCGACAACACCATCGTGCTGTGGCTGGGGGTGCTGGCCGATCCCACCGACGGGGTGTCGCAGCAGCTGGCCGACGGCGACCTCTACTGGATGCTCGGCCACGAGTATTCCCACCTGGCGCTCGGCCATATGGAGAGCGACGAGATGGGCGAGTTCCAGCGCCGCTTCCTGCACGACGTCACCACCATGATGAAGCGCGGCGCCATGCTGGAAAGCAGCATCAACTATGCCGAGACCGCGCCCGGCGCCGACGCCCCCGACCTCAAGGAGGCCTATCGCGACGCGCGCGAGGGCCAGCAGGGCCTGCGCTATCTGATGGACAGCATCCTCTATCCGGCCTGGGGCCGGATGCAGGAGGACGAGGCCGACGCCGCCGGCATCGATGCCGCCTACCTGGCCGGCGTGCCGCCGCGCACCGCCCATTCGGTCAACCAGTTCGAGGCCAGCGAGATCGCCATCGAGAAGCGGATCGAGGCGGTCCAGACCGCCATGACCCAGCGCGCCGACAAGGTGATGAAGGATCCCCGCTACCAGGAAGCGCTCAGGCAGGGAGACCTGGCCGGCGCCTTTGATCCGGTGCTGAAGGCCCTCGAGAAGGGCTTCTACGCCGGCATCCGCAAGTGGTTTACCGAGACCTTCAGCCGCGAGCACCGCGCCGCCGCCAACCGCAGCGACGGGATCGGCCGCTACAAGAAGGCGGCCTATATCCAGACCGGGCTGACGCCGGCCAACGCCGATCCGGTCGATGGCCTGACCGAGGAGCTGCTCAAGCTGCCCGAACTGAGGGCCGGCATCGCCACCGCCCGCCAGGTCAAGGCGGCGGAACTGGCGCTGGACGGCTTCCCGACCGACAAGGGGGCCGCGGCCAAGGCCATCGGCCAGGCTCTCAAGGGACCGTTCGCCAACGAAGCCTACGTCCGCTTCACGGCCCACCGGGTGTCGAAGGCCCACTTACGCTATGGCGAGGCCATCGCCCACCTGGAGGTCGCCGTCCGCTCGAAATACCCCTCGCCGGAATCCTTCCGCGAACTGATCCGGCTCTATGCCCGCAACAACCAGATCGACAAGGCGCGGCAGATGCTGGCCAAGGGGCGGGCGACCTTCCCCGACAGCGACTACTTCCTGCCCTCGGACATCCGGATCCAGGTGCGCACCCGCCAGTTCGACGCGGCCCACAAGACCCTCGACCTCTGTCGCGCCACCCGCCGCGAGCAGATCATGCTCAACTGCATGGAGGCGACGATGGAAGACGACTACAAGAACCTGTCGGAAAAGGACAAGAAGCGGCTGGCCGAACTGGCCCTGTGGGGTGAGGATCCCAAGGCCGGGGACAAGGGCAAGGGGCCGTCGATCCAGGACTCGATCAAGAAAATTCCCATGCCGTGGAACAAGAAGGGGCGTTGAGGATCAGGCGCTCAACTGTCTGAGCAGCGCCGTCTGCTGCCTGATCATCTCCGCCAGGTCGTGGTCGCGCAGGGCGTCTAGCTTTTCGTGCAGGGCCATG
The nucleotide sequence above comes from Caulobacter sp. NIBR1757. Encoded proteins:
- a CDS encoding M48 family metalloprotease; translation: MLRSRRLGGALLAGSVGLALAAGAVAGEVNASLKLRCEAAANASASVDKNIFDKALGWVGSGLKGTASTLGDRFSVSGKTGPYACSPETGARVAALRAKQAQAEADAKAAKAGGPVKSKALNLALQADAAGKMRPTLFHMPQTQAKLQQIVNNIARTWPYKDATGGKPPTVLIDANLGYNAEARADNTIVLWLGVLADPTDGVSQQLADGDLYWMLGHEYSHLALGHMESDEMGEFQRRFLHDVTTMMKRGAMLESSINYAETAPGADAPDLKEAYRDAREGQQGLRYLMDSILYPAWGRMQEDEADAAGIDAAYLAGVPPRTAHSVNQFEASEIAIEKRIEAVQTAMTQRADKVMKDPRYQEALRQGDLAGAFDPVLKALEKGFYAGIRKWFTETFSREHRAAANRSDGIGRYKKAAYIQTGLTPANADPVDGLTEELLKLPELRAGIATARQVKAAELALDGFPTDKGAAAKAIGQALKGPFANEAYVRFTAHRVSKAHLRYGEAIAHLEVAVRSKYPSPESFRELIRLYARNNQIDKARQMLAKGRATFPDSDYFLPSDIRIQVRTRQFDAAHKTLDLCRATRREQIMLNCMEATMEDDYKNLSEKDKKRLAELALWGEDPKAGDKGKGPSIQDSIKKIPMPWNKKGR